One Pomacea canaliculata isolate SZHN2017 linkage group LG9, ASM307304v1, whole genome shotgun sequence DNA segment encodes these proteins:
- the LOC112572223 gene encoding cortactin-binding protein 2-like, with the protein MTPLHSSVISDRPDILELLLKQLTTDENVRRSLLLANEKEGRSLIHLAASLCTEKCLSLLLECASLDLDITDLHGHSVYQAASKACKDFLDLHDQERSRQVTLLVELKTQLEGATVSCTRIGTIEITPSTSWSHLEIQLQTTLADFLSQLDRGLRTRRLARFYRWSPCMQTEKQPFSIASNNNDKKAAIIIDDTNNLCELIAFDILHPVPILHSYLRLLSQYKSAVFYGPVHSGKSYLVQRLAQCLATEEKGFGRKPAIFKMSLTNKTSHEDLLAFLKQKGCLLPVEQQTPMSPILLLEDLELVSMATFFGELLDPLLQRGMQYAFSLTEDSKAGQLYYFPESFYLLGTLNRTRSTGIDLSIQQRFRWVQFRHDAEPLRNLLARHFLRRLYHLGDGKLPAFDDPLLQATEWIICVWQRLNDSLGKLGLPNVALGPCCFFKCPVEKRNPKVILQWVQDLWNSEVVPQVREAVKKGTGSETQGQQKGRQINKRTSGGTTAVQLAGRRVRHTNCSTEDSSSPPLQMDTQQNVEGSPSVVTAPSQNGTDRQEFGRPFEFFTGTNIKHRSLSESSVNKTLELLDDLDRQQGKHNQFQQTKQQILQNTDSFTTSSHQAKVPKLEMRSSRILSLSNSFKTLSRNNSGDDIGCCDEQGQAVKVNPLHVPVRPGAGQHLHHHNKHHAHKKSRSSENISPSGLFAGGMHQSVNPFSFSLSTPKSSLTSFKFFEKPSPLLSSQTSLSSPEASSLSSTASAMSLLQSLAPAFSSASPSASTYDAKGSAGSSFVINSENQSHTSPVIGTQSEFAETMNASQVPSRPRGDLVIEGCTREATES; encoded by the exons ATGACCCCACTTCATTCATCAGTTATCAGTGATCGACCTGATATACTGGAACTGCTTCTGAAACAGTTGACAACAGATGAAAATGTCAGACGCTCATTGCTTTTAgccaatgaaaaagaaggaagatcTCTTATCCACTTGGCTGCAAGCCTGTGTACAGAG AAATGCCTTAGCCTACTGCTGGAGTGTGCATCCCTGGATCTGGACATTACAGATCTCCATGGTCACTCAGTGTATCAGGCAGCCTCTAAAGCATGCAAAGATTTTCTTGACCTACATG ACCAGGAGAGGAGTAGGCAGGTAACCCTTCTGGTTGAGCTGAAAACACAGCTAGAGGGTGCTACTGTCAGCTGCACACGCATTGGCACCATCGAGATTACACCGTCTACATCATGGAGTCATCTGGAAATCCAGCTGCAGACGACACTTGCAGACTTTTTGTCGCAGCTAGATCGAGGTCTGCGTACTCGCCGCCTGGCTC GATTTTATCGTTGGAGTCCATGtatgcagacagaaaaacagccTTTCAGCATAGCcagcaacaacaatgacaaGAAAGCTGCCATTATAATTGATG ACACAAATAACCTGTGTGAACTGATTGCCTTTGACATTCTGCACCCTGTGCCCATCCTTCATAGCTACCTTCGCTTG CTGTCCCAGTATAAAAGTGCAGTGTTCTACGGACCAGTCCACAGTGGCAAGTCTTACCTAGTCCAGCGCCTTGCTCAGTGTCTTGCT ACTGAAGAGAAGGGCTTTGGTCGAAAACCAGCCATTTTTAAGATGTCACTTACAAACAAGACCAGTCATGAAGATCTTTTGGCTTTCTTGAAGCAGAAAG GCTGCTTGCTGCCAGTGGAGCAGCAAACACCTATGTCACCAATCCTTTTGCTGGAAGATTTGGAGCTCGTGAGCATGGCCACCTTTTTTGGGGAATTACTAGATCCTCTGTTACAACGAGGCATGCAATATGCCTTTTCTCTCACAG AAGACTCAAAAGCAGGTCAGCTATACTATTTTCCAGAATCCTTTTACCTGCTTGGGACTCTGAATAGGACAAG GTCCACAGGGATTGATTTGTCCATTCAACAACGTTTTCGATGGGTTCAGTTTCGACACGATGCAGAGCCACTGCGCAATCTTCTGGCACGCCACTTCCTGCGGCGTTTGTACCATCTTGGGGATGGGAAGCTCCCAGCTTTTGATGATCCATTGCTGCAGGCAACAGAATGGATCATCTGTGTGTGGCAGCGGCTTAACGACAGCCTGGGAAAGTTAGGTCTACCTAACGTTGCTCTTGGACCTTGCTGCTTTTTTAAGTGTCCAGTGGAAAAACGAAATCCAAAAGTCATTTTGCA ATGGGTGCAGGATCTGTGGAACTCAGAAGTTGTGCCTCAGGTTCGTGAGGCTGTGAAGAAGGGAACTGGTAGTGAGACACAGGGACAGCAGAAG GggagacaaataaacaaaagaaccTCAGGAGGCACAACTGCAGTTCAGCTGGCAGGCCGCCGAGTCAGGCATACTAACTGTAGTACAGAAGattcctcctccccacctttGCAGATGGACACACAGCAGAATGTAGAGGGCTCTCCTTCTGTTGTTACCGCCCCGTCACAGAATGGAACAGATAG acagGAATTTGGAAGACCTTTTGAATTTTTTACTGGAACCAACATTAAGCATCGCAGTCTGTCTGAATCAAGTGTGAACAAAACTCTAGAGTTACTAGATGACCTGGACAGACAACAGGGAAAGCACAATCAGTTTCagcagacaaaacaacagataCTACAAAATACAGACTCGTTCACCACTTCATCACATCAGGCAAAGGTGCCCAAGCTGGAGATGAGATCCTCtcgaattctctccctttccaacTCATTCAAAACACTGTCAAGAAATAACAGTGGTGATGACATTGGTTGCTGTGATGAACAAGGTCAAGCAGTAAAAGTCAATCCTTTGCACGTACCAGTGCGACCTGGGGCAGGGCAACATCTACATCATCACAACAAACACCACGCCCACAAGAAGTCACGGTCATCAGAAAACATCTCCCCAAGTGGACTGTTTGCTGGGGGCATGCATCAATCTGTAAATCCTTTCTCGTTCTCACTCAGCACACCAAAATCAAgtttaacatcttttaaattttttgagaAGCCTTCTCCTCTTTTATCATCCCagacatcattatcatcaccagaagcatcatcattatcatccacAGCCTCTGCTATGTCACTTTTACAGTCTTTAGCACCAGCTTTTTCTTCAGCTTCACCTTCAGCTTCAACATATGACGCCAAGGGTTCAGCAGGTTCATCTTTTGTGATCAACTCCGAAAATCAGTCCCACACTTCCCCAGTCATTGGTACACAGTCAGAATTTGCTGAGACAATGAACGCCAGTCAAGTCCCAAGTAGACCAAGAGGTGATTTGGTAATAGAAGGCTGCACTAGGGAAGCCACAGAATCTTGA